One window from the genome of Nicotiana sylvestris chromosome 9, ASM39365v2, whole genome shotgun sequence encodes:
- the LOC138877818 gene encoding uncharacterized protein gives MQHKDSDSEEQDEIREEDVREVENFENKPKSNLDETEAVNLGDAETVKETRISIHLSPTEKEEYICFLKKYDDIFAWSFDDLTEVYVDNVIIKSKRVTYHIADLRKVFDRLRRYKVKLNLAKYAFGVPAGKLLGFIVSRWGIELDPSKVKAIQELPPQRSKKDVMSFLGHLNYCSCFIAQSTIIYEPNFKILRKDAEISWTEDCQKAFDKIKEYMSTPPVLVPPEPWQPLLLYISVLDGTFGCVLGQHDKTGRKEQAIYYLSKKFTPYEAPYSLLECTCCSLTWTTQKLRNYFYDYTTYLISRMDPLKYIFQKPMPTGSVIGEDITEVYCGSRMFFDGAVNFKGVGIGEVLVSEKGQHYIVSAKLRFPCTNNMAEYESCILGLNLAIDMNIQELLVIGDLDLLVHQVQGEWATNNTKILPYLYHVHELMKRFTKIEFKHVPRIQNEFANALATLSSMIQNPDKNFIDPTPVRIHNQPAYCAHVEEETDGEPWLHDIREYLVKGEYLEHANHTQKRTLWRLSNHFFHNGGNLYRRTPDLGFLRCVDAKEASKLLEEIHAPAVRI, from the exons atgcaacataaggatagtgactcagaagaaCAGGATGAAATACGTGAGGAAGATGttagagaggttgagaactttgagaataagcctaagtccaacctggacgaaaccgaagcagtaaatttgggagacgccgaaacCGTCAAGgaaactcgcataagcattcacttatcaccgacaGAGAAGGAGGAGTACATTTGTTTCTTGAAGAAGTATGATgacatctttgcatggtcattTGATGACCTGACCG aggtgtatgttgacaatgtcattatcaaatccaagagagtcACATATcatatagcagacttgagaaaggtctttgacaggttaaggaggtataAAGTAAAATTGAACCTAGCAAAatatgcattcggggttcccgcaggaaagttattgggattcattgtaaGTCGTTGGggaattgagttggacccgtccaaagttaaggctattcaagagttaccgccacaaaggagcaagaaggacgtgatgagcttcctaggacatctTAACTACTGTAgttgcttcatagcacagtccacaatcATATATGAGCCCAACTTTAAGatattgaggaaagatgccgaaatAAGTTGGACTGAAGATTGTCAGAAGGCTTTCGataaaatcaaggagtacatgtccacaccaccagtcctgGTCCCACCGGAACCTTGgcaacctttgctactctatatatctgtattagatggaactttcggatgtgttttgggacaacatgataagacagggagaaaggagcaagccatatactacttgagtaagaagttcacaccttacgaagcaccaTACTCTCTGCTAGAATGCACTTGTTGctctttgacctggacaacccagAAATTGAGGAATTACTTCTATgactataccacatacctcatatccaggatggaccctctaaagtacatatttcagaagcctatgccgaCTGGGAG TgtcataggagaggacattactgaaGTATACTGCGGTTCcagaatgttctttgatggagctgtaaatttcaaaggagtgggcattggagaggttttggtatcagaaaaaGGTCAGCACTACATTGTATCTGCGAAgcttaggtttccatgcaccaataatatggcagaATACGAGTcttgcatcttggggctcaatcTGGCCATTGATATGAATATACAGGAGTTACTGGTGATTGGAGAtttggatcttctggtacatcaggttcaaggagaatgggctacaaaTAACACCAAAATATTACCATACTTGTATCACGTACATGAATTGATGAAAAGATTCACAAAAATAGAGTtcaaacatgtgcccagaattcaaaatgagttcgcaaatgcactggccactttgtcatcaatgatacaaaatccagacaagaatttcatcgatcccaccccggtgagaattcataatcaaccGGCTTACTGCGCTCATGTTGAGGAGGAGACAGATGGAGAACCTTGGTTACACGACATCAGAGAGTACTTGGTAAAAGGAGAATACCTAGAGCATgcgaaccatactcagaaacgcacactttggaggttgtccaatcacttcttccacaacggaggaaacttgtacagaagaactcctgatttgggatttctaaggtgtgttgatgcaaaagaagcttctaagctacttgaagAGATACATGCTcctgcggtccgcatatga